The Ananas comosus cultivar F153 linkage group 20, ASM154086v1, whole genome shotgun sequence region gaaatattaaacaacagggtactaaagtgagaaagtgcgaaaccacggggtactaacttgatacactttaaaccacagaatactaaagtgagaaagtgcgaaaccacgggatactaactTCACTTTAAACTATActatactaaagtgagaaagagtgaaaccacaataggggtatttgaaggttttccaataaaaaaagttggtgatgataaaaaagtatatttaaaagaaaaaaaaatcaaaatgtttttttctgcctctaacttaagggcacataaaaaaaaattggtgacaataaaaaataaatttgataggacaaaatagtaattttataaaaataatatttatttttaacaattcaATACCAAAACCTGACTTcaagttatatttgaaaaaacatcgaacgttaaaaaaatattttaaatattatcctGCTAAAAGGGACAAataaaaaggttgaaaaaatatttttaatattatcctCTAAAAGGGACAAATAAAAAGATTGAAAACCTTTCGTCAATATAAAAACAATTGCTCCTAAAAATAAAGCCATCACATCTTTAGAGTAACAGAATTCCTGTTACATCCGGACTTTATTTTGAGAGTTTCAGAATTTTCTATTATGTCCAGACCAAAACCATATAATATTaacttcataaaattttataactacCCATTCAAACTGGACCTAAAAGAGCTTTTACATAATGTACTGTTTACAACAAATTTTACACGAGCTTACACCAATCCCGTTTGAATGTTTGAGAGATTAGTTGCCATTCTCTCTACTCTCACATCACAAATAGGAATAACCAAAACACAGAAGAGCaatcaacatgtatatatatatatttatatccaCAAAAGAGCTTCTCATGCTAAGCTCTCCCTCAACAAAGTGGACCTTCAAACCCTCAGAAGAAGAGATACAGCACAAGGGAGATTTACAAGAAGTGAATCTGAGCATTGCATTTACCCACATCCACTTCTATTCCCTCTACGAAGTCACCATGACCACATTACAGGAGTGGCGGCAGCGGTGGGGTTCGGCCCGAACTGCGGATTCATGCaatgctgctgttgttgctgctgccACTGACTGTTGAATCCCCCATCTCCACTCCCTTCGCTCATTCTGTTATCGGgattttgctctctctcccctccttcGACTTCCATGGAAGCACTTTCAGCCTCTTCAGCCTCCATCGGCTCCTCCACTGCTACTTCCCTCCTAAGCTCAGTTCCGTGAATCCAATTAGTGGCTGCCTCTCTCCCAACCCAGGGAACAACAGCTAGGCAGTTATTGCTCCCTTCACCTGGCTCCTCGTCCAACATGTGGTTTCCCCTTCTGTGGAAAACTTGACCTGGAATGTTTCAAAAACAGTTATTCGAGTTTaaatcataataatataatataatatacatcaAACTGAAGAATATTTCACCGACAGCAAGACCACTGCACTGTATAAAAAAGCATgtaatttcctttttcttcatttttttttttttatctgtcaCAATTCCTCAAATTTCTCTCTCTGGGTCTTATGTCTCTTGTATTAATCTTTCATACTGGTGTTCTCATTCCCCATACTTAGAATCTTTCCTTTCTCCATGTAATTAGAACTACGTACAATAACTCTAACCTCCTTGAATTATGGATCATAAGTACCTCTCCCTTCACTAACTTCTTGTGTAGCCACCACTACATGGGAGTAATTCTGGAGAGTACTATAATGAAGTTGCATTCCAAACAGATTACCAATTTTACGATCCTCAAGCTTACCGCACATGAGAAGATATTCATAAATCATGGATTCAATGGTAGACTTACTCTTGAGGCCGTGGAGGAAATCCGAGCTCACTCGGAAAGAGACATTTGATCCCCCAGGGCCAAAGAGAAGTTGGCCCTCAACTGGCTTGTAAAGAACAAGAGCTCTCTCCTCATTCGAAGGGAGGGTAGGAAGAGTTGGCGGCCCGTCTTCCACCGCTGGCCCTGATCCAATAACCATGGCGGGCACGCTGGCTTCCTCCTTCGTTAGTTGTGGCTGTTGTTCGATGTCCAAAGGAACTGCAAGGTCCTCCCCTTCAATGATTGGTGGCAACTCTGCATCCTTCagaaaattgaattagaattaggaaGAGAAAATAACATAACATCCGCGGCGAGTCcaataatgaaatataacgACTGTTAAGCTGCTTGCGAGAGAGAAATCAATTCTGCAAAGAGGCTAtgccatgaaaaaaaaaattagcagagaaaaaaagagaggtgtGAACCAAGCTCAGATACCATGTTAGAGGGTTCGGACAAATTCAGAAACAAAATTTACCGAGCAGAGGAACCCTTAACCATTGTATATAAATGCCAGGTCCGATTTGGGACTAACATGCATTCTTAACAAAATCAAAGCAACATAAAGTAAACCCAAACTTGCTTCTGATTAGGGCCTATTTGTTTTCAACATAAGTAgattttgggttgaagtggacttGAAGTTGAACTAGAGTTCAGGTGATAATTATTTCACCTCCGCTGTTTGTTTTTATAACTGTGGAAGTGAAGTTCTGCCAATTCATTGTTTGTTTGGTAAGAAGTGAATGACGTAAAAGCGCGGTTTCCCACTCTCTGCTTGTTTCACCGAAAAATTGTTTAATCCCTACACCCATGTTAAACTTAACTCCTACATGACATTGTTGCCTCTTATATAacttaacaaataataaattataatataataaatacaaaataatataattgtatttctgtataattataaaataaaatttaaaataattatattaaattttttggcatataattataaacttcaacaataaaattctaaagttaaagagagaggggggaggtgGAGATGGGAGGGGAGaggagaaatagagagagaataaCCCTAACAACAATTGCCATAATTAAGTTTTCTAATTATGTTTTATGGTTCTTTTTTCTTAGTCACTTCAGTTCACAGTAATTGACTCAGTTCACCCCATCCAGTGTTTTATGGATGAACTTCACATTCGACCATACTAATAttacggcgaaccaaacagCGAAAGTGATCGATTCTCGCCGAAAATCACTTCCCCCATCACTTACAATGAAACAAACAAGCCTTAAACGAAAAAGCCTcatactaaaatatatatatagttcaattaGCACTAAAATCTgctataaaacaaaaattttattttttttctcctctgaACAATTGGGAACGTTGTTTTTCACAATAACTGATTCAAATTGCTCAGATGAAGACGAACgaatcataaaaaaaagaaaaagcatcaAAATAAGCTCACTTCACACGTAAAAACAGCAGAAAAAATTATGATCCAAGAATTAATTAACCTCAAAGAAAAGAGTGTGCTGTGTGCTCACCAATCTCCTAATCTTTCTCGCGGGAGAGGAGAGCGAGAACTCGGAGAACTCGTCGAACacctcctccaagtccttcctCTTCATCTTTCCCTCCATGAACCCAACCATctcccaaccctaaccctaaccctaaccctaatcctagtCCCAATCAAAAGCGCACACCAATCCAAACCCCTAATTACCCGAAATCATCCAATCACTCCAATCCCAAAAATCTATCCACCTCCTCTAAGGgtttctgctctctctctctctctctctctctctctctctccctctacacgctctctctactctctctctctctagaggggGTTTGGAGACCCAGTGAGGAGaagggaaggaaaagagaagataCGGGAGGACGACGTGTCGTACGCTCTCTGGATTTCTCCAGAACAACCTCGGCGCTCACTCgccgaatttttatttttgtttaaaaaatatcattaattaattttttttatttggggaTTAAATTGCAACCAGTTAAGAACTGGGGAGGTACTGTGgtgagttattttaaaattcaatttttaaaattaattataaaattttattttatagaattttcacatccgtaatctgttataaataacataattttaaaattaattataaaaattaattttagaaaaattatgaaatactACAAACaaattacgaaataattttaaataaatacagCTATCTCCcccaatataaaaaatataaggagCTCTCTCAACAATAaactattttgaaatagttcttcaactttattaaatattttctcatcttgttctcttttgtttgctttgatattactaattttgcaaggttatttatgatatttttaatctttttaggaatacaaataaaattatccgatgctaattatttataaatgatGCATTGAGCACATCCAAAATTTTTAGTAGGTATGGTAGTCCGAAATGAGAAAAGAAATCTTTACTTGCATCTGGTGTGTAGTAATattttagttagtatattttatatgattctCGTAACTttcgtaaaatataaaattaacttaaactcaatcaatcttttttttttaattttttaacgtACAATTTATGTCTGAAttctcaatattataaaattaaaatttacatttaatacCAACAGTCTAAACTATTTATGTCAGAACCCgcgacccgcctatttggtcagttcgggcatgctaacagaccgccgaacagacagagtctcccctatacgttcaaggcgtcacaatccatacaatacgcgaggttccaaccGGAAACAATATTTAaacacagattgcataaggaaggtatcaaatataaaaaacaacTATGCTATTGCAAGCATTCACATACATACATttatacatattacattttccgattacattcaacttccaaatgaAATCATTGATCTCAAATCATTACAAGTTTGTTCTTTCTATTTCCACCCCTAAGTTAGATTACTTCGGTGTACCGCTATCTTTGGTCACAACGGTAGGGCGCTATTTACcaagctacgccctttcctcgcgccgtcATGCCGCCCGCGTGTAAACCTGAAATcacccaaaacaacgtggggtgagaactatatccATAGTTtacagtgggtacggccacccaagggagaagCTTAACCCACCAGGTCCATAGGAGGCACTgctcatgttagtccaacagatatccacaaataTTTATGCAAGCAATAAATAAATGCGTACgcctcaagacatgcaatatgcaaatgcAAATCATACAATCAACTAAGTAGATCATCCGATATTACTTTTTATCTCGCTATCCATAGATCATATCCAACTAGCTTCCAaagtttctactaccttagatcCAAGCCATTTACCAATTGTtcttaaggtttcatctactATAACCaaactatccacccgactcagTCTCGAGTCAATCCTACGCGAAGTACCGCGCACTCTGCTGCATCCACAGCCTAATCATTTACCTTTTTGTAACCAAATATTTTCGGCTTACCCGAAGGTTAAACCCCGACTTACAAGCCAATCTCGCATCGTAAGGAGCATCCACTACACTCACCCAAGAGCGTCTGcaggacaactacgtctgcccctacctgaagtactccggagaccaagCTTGGGTGGAGTGACCACCGCCAAGCAAAACAGGCATaatgtgagcatgatccaatcctccaAGCCAAGGATACCCTACTAACTAGTGGTAACCAAATCCGGGAAAATACCAATCCCAATACTCATATCTTGAGTGATCacattgtctctagctaatcctacaatgtcacaatgtctctagctaatgccacaatgtcacaatgtctctagctaatgccacaatgtcacaatgtctctagttaatgccacaatgtcacaatgtctctagctaatgccataaGTTCTcaatgtctctagctaatgccataaGTTCTcaatgtctctagctaatgccataaGTTCTCATTTCATGTCAATATAGAGTTTTCTTGTTCACAATCCAATTCTCATGCTCTTAGCCACTAGGTATCTTTTCATGCTTCCACATATACCATAAGAGAATGCAAGAATTGAATTAACCAACAACTACTCTACAATGCATAAATGCCATACTATATCAACTTGCATATTCTTCATAATGCCAACATGTACATTTCATTTAACACATCCTCACGATGCCAACATTCATATACCATCTAGTATGTTCTCATCATGTCAACATACACAATTCATCTAGCATAATCTCATAATGTCAACATTCTTTATACCATCCAGCATATTCTAAtaatgtcaacatacatatactTTGTCATTCAAGGGTAGTCAATACATAACATCTCATGCAATTACATGGCATCCATCTATACATTCATTTATGTAATTAACTGCCACTATGTGAATCAATGACAAACCgcttcactttggcatggaagtgacataatcacttcggtgaagaacaacccacctcgtaacgctctccaattgcttgtagtcacttgcaatcgggctcccacGGCACACGCTATCCTGTTCGGCTCGATCTCGCAATTGATCACCGAGCGCCCGTCAATCCACAACCTAGGGTCGTCAGGGATCCCTCTCTAACCTCCAATTAGAGAAACATATGGTTAATTTAGAACAAAACCCTCCAAATCTCAAAAcccccaattctaaccctagcctctacacatgctTCAAATACCCCAAAATTCATGGAGAAAACATGCATAGAGTACACTAGGGACTACTAGAATGCTACTCATGAAGGGTTTAATCAAATCCTAAACACTTACCAAAATGCGAATGccgagtcgaaagcacgccgctccaccGGGCACACGAGGACTCGATCCATTGCTCCTAACGCATTCCCAAGCACCTTCTTCACCAAGCCTCCAATTTTGGAAGAGAGATCCaaagagaggagggagaaatctagagagagagagagcttctctctctacctccATAGGTGTGTGTGTGGTGCTTTGAGCTGAGGGAGGAAGAAAAAGTGGTGTAGCCCGTTTTTAAAAGCGATCCCCCATAATTTACCAAACTGCCCCTGCTCAAAATAGGAAATTTTTGGGCTCGG contains the following coding sequences:
- the LOC109726020 gene encoding uncharacterized protein LOC109726020, coding for MVGFMEGKMKRKDLEEVFDEFSEFSLSSPARKIRRLDAELPPIIEGEDLAVPLDIEQQPQLTKEEASVPAMVIGSGPAVEDGPPTLPTLPSNEERALVLYKPVEGQLLFGPGGSNVSFRVSSDFLHGLKSQVFHRRGNHMLDEEPGEGSNNCLAVVPWVGREAATNWIHGTELRREVAVEEPMEAEEAESASMEVEGGEREQNPDNRMSEGSGDGGFNSQWQQQQQQHCMNPQFGPNPTAAATPVMWSW